A region from the Rhodohalobacter sp. SW132 genome encodes:
- a CDS encoding 6-bladed beta-propeller: MMSVICQPIKKNIYLQALIISVLMVSCTGEKDKSLEDDPYLVQISQELEKVGTSGARIIDIPVLYNPGRGLRWNNEQLVIVDEARKSLELLHVDGTLLSRTGRQGNGPGEFEVINQLHKGSGGYLYVLDRMQSRISKFRVEDGELIYVRSFSPEVPDQNMIEEIFVTDTGPYVLYNHTDDYSSGENSYHLYSADRQFDPVEFLFEFEGIEKMPFRQGAHIDHPLAGRSLWAQSANNFFTLHSHDTSWERIDLQGNESVSYTFLNENDRAISERSASYLEQRLEPVINAIPAVSDAIRDAEQLPLHHSFLVEAEWAVITTFYAGSTDGVVIIHNTESDHTHYTKVPSHFTPFSFNGNELFGISRPSEEQVKIMLIEIDW, translated from the coding sequence ATGATGAGTGTCATATGCCAGCCAATAAAGAAAAATATCTATCTACAAGCCCTCATAATATCTGTTCTGATGGTATCCTGTACCGGCGAAAAAGATAAATCATTGGAGGATGATCCGTATTTGGTCCAAATATCACAGGAACTGGAGAAAGTAGGAACATCAGGAGCACGTATAATTGATATTCCGGTACTGTACAATCCCGGACGTGGTTTGCGATGGAATAATGAGCAGTTGGTGATTGTGGATGAAGCCCGTAAATCCCTCGAGTTACTGCATGTTGATGGCACCTTACTATCCCGAACAGGCAGGCAGGGAAATGGACCGGGAGAGTTTGAAGTCATCAATCAGTTGCATAAAGGCTCAGGTGGTTATTTATATGTGCTTGACAGGATGCAGAGCAGAATATCTAAATTCCGGGTTGAAGATGGTGAGCTGATTTATGTTCGTTCATTCTCTCCGGAAGTGCCGGATCAGAATATGATTGAGGAAATATTTGTGACAGATACCGGGCCCTATGTACTCTATAACCATACAGATGATTACTCTTCAGGAGAGAATAGCTATCATTTATACAGCGCCGACAGACAATTTGATCCGGTTGAATTTCTTTTTGAATTTGAGGGGATAGAAAAAATGCCATTCAGACAAGGAGCACACATTGACCATCCGCTTGCCGGCCGATCACTTTGGGCTCAAAGTGCAAACAATTTTTTCACGTTGCATTCTCATGATACATCCTGGGAGAGAATAGATCTTCAAGGCAATGAATCCGTTTCTTACACCTTTTTAAATGAAAACGACCGGGCGATAAGTGAACGTTCAGCATCCTATCTCGAACAAAGATTGGAGCCGGTGATCAATGCCATTCCGGCTGTAAGTGATGCCATTCGAGATGCCGAACAGTTACCATTACATCACTCATTTCTTGTAGAAGCTGAATGGGCCGTAATAACCACGTTTTACGCAGGAAGTACTGATGGTGTTGTAATCATTCACAACACTGAGTCGGATCATACGCATTACACCAAAGTGCCGTCTCACTTTACCCCGTTTTCTTTTAATGGAAACGAACTGTTTGGCATATCCAGGCCATCGGAGGAACAGGTGAAAATTATGTTAATCGAAATCGATTGGTAG
- a CDS encoding DUF4258 domain-containing protein, translating into MRYFNWNEEKNRLLKKSRNISFEEIVLSIDSGGLLDIVEHHDQSKYPNQKLLIVEVENYAYVVPFLLSDETYFLKTIYPSRKATQTYINKEES; encoded by the coding sequence ATGAGATATTTTAACTGGAATGAGGAGAAAAACCGCTTGCTCAAAAAGAGCCGAAATATCTCATTTGAAGAGATCGTTTTATCAATTGACAGTGGTGGATTGCTCGATATTGTGGAACATCATGATCAAAGCAAATATCCGAATCAAAAACTATTGATCGTTGAGGTAGAAAACTATGCGTATGTTGTGCCATTTTTACTATCTGACGAGACATACTTTCTGAAAACCATATATCCCAGCCGAAAGGCAACTCAAACATATATCAACAAGGAGGAATCATAA
- a CDS encoding 6-bladed beta-propeller, translating into MKRIKFAAMIFSISSIFPGTILSQSIIFEKLGSFLSGYEHAFAPGASAQYFDTDKVIVLNRDHFSVYNNSGDLINSFGTQGRGPGDIGRAMSYSMSENENLLMVLDHQNRRISTFNPKEGSFVETYPIDYTVNALHGLYFWHDYVTITGNHQDNNALLHFHDKSSKEYEFSVGEFIDWDITGIQFVSRSIQNQLNSGKFAKTDQGYLLLLNAPYEIRHYSDEHTLLWESTDDVIPEPWVEHIEVTPNSYEVKFYPSLVDLRELNENYFFVHWYEPIPLEDRTQWSYYADLRDLNDGSLITRKKLPFLGQIRDLKALGVQTYQVIVQEGSNYGFDEYRMKIIEE; encoded by the coding sequence ATGAAGAGAATAAAATTTGCCGCTATGATATTCTCCATTAGTTCTATTTTTCCAGGTACAATCTTATCACAGTCTATTATTTTTGAAAAGCTGGGCTCTTTTTTGTCAGGGTATGAGCACGCTTTTGCTCCCGGGGCATCTGCTCAATATTTTGATACTGATAAAGTTATTGTTTTGAACCGGGATCATTTTTCGGTTTATAATAATTCTGGAGATTTAATAAACAGTTTTGGTACCCAGGGAAGAGGTCCCGGCGATATTGGTCGGGCAATGTCCTATAGCATGTCAGAAAATGAAAACCTGCTTATGGTGCTGGATCATCAAAATCGCAGAATCTCAACATTTAACCCGAAAGAGGGATCATTTGTTGAGACCTATCCAATTGACTATACCGTTAATGCTTTACACGGGTTATATTTTTGGCATGATTACGTAACGATTACAGGCAATCACCAGGATAATAACGCTTTATTGCACTTTCATGACAAGAGCTCCAAAGAGTATGAATTTTCTGTTGGTGAGTTTATTGATTGGGATATTACAGGTATTCAGTTTGTAAGCCGGTCAATACAAAATCAGCTTAATTCCGGGAAATTCGCAAAAACGGATCAGGGATACTTGCTACTCTTAAATGCACCGTACGAAATAAGACATTATTCAGATGAACATACATTGCTTTGGGAGTCCACAGATGATGTGATTCCTGAACCCTGGGTGGAACATATTGAAGTGACTCCAAACTCATATGAAGTGAAATTTTATCCCAGCCTGGTAGACCTCCGGGAACTAAACGAAAATTACTTTTTTGTACACTGGTATGAACCGATTCCGTTAGAAGACAGGACCCAGTGGAGTTATTATGCAGATTTAAGGGATTTAAATGATGGGAGCTTAATTACCCGAAAAAAACTACCTTTTCTGGGTCAAATTCGGGATTTGAAAGCTTTAGGTGTGCAAACTTACCAAGTGATTGTACAGGAAGGTTCAAATTATGGATTTGATGAATACAGGATGAAAATAATTGAGGAGTGA
- a CDS encoding transketolase C-terminal domain-containing protein yields MAVKTSEDFIKTVDWNKVARLMLTSRHLDDKEENELVPDKKVLYQFSARGHELAQILLGLQLDHPHDAASAYYRSRPLMLTLGLELEDAMAAPMGKSGGYSDGRDIGVVCNLPGDKGPVVLPMAGDVGSQYTPAAGWAQALEYHRNHLENDAYEGAISVILGGDGSVATNGFWSAITMATTLSLPILFFIEDNGYGISVGSNFQTPGANIANNLRSFKNLRIFDGDGTLPEDTASLIHQSVQYVRARRGPALIRLTVPRLNGHSYQDNQSYKEKKQIKKEKKNDPLGKLKKYLVPSRISKKEWDSLSDECRDTVNQTAEKAWNRKDPDESHVTKFVYSDDEKIQSVGGLRSAGYDRPEESETPESEKQRINIVEAVRRTLDSELSINERVVVFGEDVGAKGGVHAATMDLQKKHGNERVFDTSLSEEGIIGRAVGLAYSGLMPVAEIQFRKYADPATEQLKNCGTIRWRTANKFAAPMVVRMPGGFAKCGDPWHSESNEVFFSRMIGWRLAYPSNAEDAVGLLRSAMRGDDPVIFFEHRNLLDAKSARKPYPGDSFVLPFGKGKKLQEGDDLTIVTWGAMCERTLASAKDSGISADIIDLRTLSPWDKELVYSSVKQTNRCLIVHEDTRTAGFGAEISASITEDLFKYLDAPVQRLTMPDIPMPYNINLMESVLPDQHKISEAIEKLIDF; encoded by the coding sequence ATGGCAGTTAAAACAAGCGAAGATTTTATCAAAACGGTTGACTGGAATAAGGTTGCCCGATTGATGCTCACCTCAAGGCACCTCGACGACAAAGAAGAAAATGAGCTGGTACCCGATAAAAAAGTTCTGTACCAATTCTCAGCACGCGGACATGAACTGGCGCAGATTCTCCTCGGTTTACAGCTCGACCACCCTCATGATGCTGCAAGTGCCTATTACCGGTCTCGCCCGCTCATGCTAACCCTTGGACTCGAACTTGAGGATGCGATGGCGGCACCCATGGGTAAATCGGGCGGTTACAGTGATGGGCGTGATATCGGGGTAGTATGTAATTTACCAGGCGATAAGGGGCCGGTTGTACTGCCGATGGCGGGAGATGTTGGATCGCAATACACACCGGCAGCCGGTTGGGCCCAGGCACTGGAATATCATCGTAATCATCTTGAAAACGATGCCTACGAAGGTGCAATTTCAGTGATACTCGGCGGTGACGGCTCGGTTGCAACCAATGGATTTTGGTCTGCCATCACCATGGCTACCACGCTTTCGCTGCCAATACTGTTTTTTATTGAAGATAACGGCTATGGAATCTCGGTAGGGAGCAATTTCCAGACGCCGGGAGCAAATATTGCAAATAACCTTCGTTCATTTAAAAATTTACGCATTTTTGATGGAGACGGCACACTGCCTGAAGATACCGCGTCGCTGATTCATCAATCCGTTCAATATGTACGTGCGCGAAGAGGGCCGGCACTAATCCGTTTGACGGTTCCGCGGCTGAATGGCCACTCGTACCAAGACAATCAGTCGTACAAAGAGAAAAAGCAGATCAAAAAGGAGAAGAAAAATGATCCGCTTGGTAAATTAAAAAAATACCTGGTTCCGTCACGTATTTCAAAAAAAGAGTGGGATTCGTTATCTGATGAATGCAGAGATACAGTTAATCAAACAGCTGAAAAAGCGTGGAACAGAAAGGATCCGGATGAGAGTCATGTCACAAAATTTGTTTATTCGGATGATGAAAAGATTCAATCTGTTGGCGGACTGAGATCAGCCGGATACGACCGGCCGGAAGAATCGGAAACACCCGAATCTGAAAAACAGCGGATTAATATTGTTGAAGCCGTTCGCCGAACTCTCGATTCTGAACTATCCATCAACGAGCGGGTGGTGGTTTTTGGTGAGGATGTTGGAGCAAAGGGCGGAGTTCATGCCGCAACAATGGATCTTCAGAAGAAACACGGAAACGAACGCGTTTTTGATACCAGCCTTTCAGAAGAGGGGATCATCGGTCGCGCGGTAGGTTTGGCTTACAGCGGTTTGATGCCGGTAGCCGAAATTCAGTTCAGAAAATATGCGGATCCGGCAACAGAGCAGTTAAAAAATTGCGGTACGATTCGATGGAGAACGGCAAACAAGTTTGCAGCTCCGATGGTGGTGCGCATGCCGGGTGGATTTGCCAAGTGCGGGGATCCCTGGCATAGTGAGTCGAACGAGGTGTTCTTTTCACGGATGATCGGCTGGCGGCTGGCATATCCCTCAAATGCCGAGGATGCTGTTGGTCTACTGCGATCGGCAATGAGGGGCGACGACCCTGTAATATTTTTTGAGCACAGAAATCTGCTTGATGCAAAATCGGCCAGGAAACCGTACCCCGGAGACTCATTTGTGCTTCCATTCGGAAAAGGAAAAAAACTACAGGAAGGTGATGATCTGACCATCGTAACCTGGGGTGCGATGTGTGAAAGAACACTTGCTTCGGCTAAAGATTCAGGAATTTCTGCCGATATTATTGATCTTCGAACACTTTCTCCGTGGGACAAAGAATTGGTATACAGTTCCGTTAAGCAGACGAACCGCTGTTTAATTGTGCATGAAGATACCCGAACAGCAGGTTTTGGAGCAGAGATCTCTGCATCGATTACCGAAGATCTGTTTAAATATCTTGACGCGCCTGTTCAACGATTGACAATGCCTGATATACCGATGCCTTACAATATTAATCTGATGGAAAGCGTACTGCCTGACCAACATAAAATTAGTGAAGCAATAGAAAAGTTGATAGATTTTTAA
- a CDS encoding antitoxin, with protein sequence MDYLDKDEKEIMESYENGEWVSSGDELKEEIRQAAKNSILKNKRINIRLTEKDYHDIQVKAMEEGVPYQTLISSLIHKFNKGELK encoded by the coding sequence ATGGATTACCTGGATAAAGATGAAAAAGAGATCATGGAATCCTATGAAAATGGAGAGTGGGTTTCTTCCGGCGATGAGTTAAAAGAGGAAATCAGGCAGGCCGCCAAAAACAGTATCTTGAAAAATAAACGAATCAACATTCGGCTCACCGAAAAAGATTACCACGATATTCAGGTGAAAGCGATGGAGGAAGGCGTCCCCTACCAAACGCTGATTTCCAGCCTTATTCACAAGTTTAATAAAGGGGAATTGAAGTGA
- a CDS encoding response regulator transcription factor — protein sequence MEAVEILTPREIKVLKMVERGNSNKEIAEEMHLSARTIQKHRNNICNKLDIRGRHGLIKWLWKVRNGDFK from the coding sequence CTGGAAGCCGTTGAGATATTAACCCCGAGGGAGATTAAAGTTTTGAAAATGGTAGAGAGAGGAAATTCAAATAAGGAGATTGCAGAGGAGATGCATTTATCGGCACGAACCATTCAGAAGCACAGGAACAATATTTGTAACAAATTAGACATCCGAGGTCGCCATGGGTTAATAAAATGGCTTTGGAAGGTTAGAAATGGTGATTTTAAATGA
- a CDS encoding M23 family metallopeptidase, with translation MKLLSIFALSTSLLFLFGCDDSSPPTSDQGQEEETEQVRETVDVNNAQWPISRDRMENSDLSYAQYGPRSLPSGYDFHAGIDLPASTGTNVYPVLPGEVVETDHWGGSGSGAGNAVTVRHSDSLATSYLHVDRISVQMGDWVNSDDVVGTVGRTGASYPHLHLGFFVDLPNPNRRDERYSKNPLEILPYRESIDISATFGESVMITLDMPLQNMTANSIELSGEGETRKADYYEIVARGWTDRKEQVQDGIHFSADRRTEDHQRFNLHVIPAGNDFKPDAITIRDYNGVILFEASAED, from the coding sequence ATGAAATTACTGTCGATATTCGCTCTATCCACATCACTGCTCTTCTTATTCGGTTGTGATGATTCCAGCCCGCCAACATCAGATCAGGGTCAGGAAGAAGAGACCGAACAGGTTCGCGAAACTGTGGACGTAAACAATGCTCAATGGCCCATCAGCCGGGACCGGATGGAAAACAGTGATCTTTCCTACGCCCAGTATGGCCCCCGAAGTCTTCCCAGCGGATACGATTTTCACGCCGGGATCGATCTTCCGGCATCCACAGGAACCAATGTCTATCCCGTACTTCCCGGCGAGGTGGTGGAAACCGATCACTGGGGCGGGTCAGGCAGCGGAGCCGGAAATGCAGTTACCGTCAGACACTCCGACTCTCTCGCCACCAGCTATCTCCACGTGGATCGAATCTCCGTTCAGATGGGAGACTGGGTTAACAGCGATGATGTGGTGGGCACGGTTGGACGAACCGGTGCAAGCTACCCGCATCTTCACCTCGGTTTCTTTGTGGATTTGCCAAATCCCAACCGCCGTGATGAGCGCTACAGCAAAAATCCGCTGGAAATCCTTCCGTACCGGGAATCCATTGATATTTCGGCCACATTCGGTGAGAGCGTTATGATTACACTTGATATGCCGCTTCAAAATATGACGGCCAATTCCATTGAACTGTCCGGAGAAGGGGAAACAAGAAAAGCAGACTATTATGAAATTGTTGCCCGCGGATGGACCGATCGCAAAGAACAGGTTCAGGATGGCATTCATTTCAGTGCGGACAGAAGAACTGAAGATCATCAGCGATTCAACCTTCATGTGATTCCTGCAGGGAACGACTTCAAGCCGGACGCAATTACTATTCGTGATTATAACGGAGTGATTTTGTTTGAAGCCAGTGCCGAGGATTAG
- a CDS encoding DUF4221 family protein: MRSIVICFIIFVGCSNDRSFDRYSSIYELYGDELIETISIDEAEIIDVGNQNYQTIRSPLDAPFDVGLGHWFSVHGESLFIVNYDKKGIKKIDLRSGKHLAKYQFEGEGPGEYRRISYYYSDGQSHFIVDTSLYKIIQYDLGWNHIKDVILEDLYSHPFNDFAFSSNNFYYMSATNEQFVVNKLNLTDQPDFVQAFHRRIIPIGQQPVQYNEVYMDSNGEELAVINPALPFIFIYDREYQIDRILQIKFPGLDLIESNVERSNLQSTGIENNESVLLNPPPIAVETDKRISMNYFIIDILYLNNRIAVYYANRHAELRFLTLLKKEKNNWAHEGSYRFYKDDNTLFTIFSMAYDEPWLYLAGMFEEDIIRVNLSDLVHR, from the coding sequence ATGAGATCTATTGTTATCTGTTTCATAATATTCGTTGGTTGTTCAAATGATCGTTCTTTCGATAGATACAGTTCAATTTACGAATTGTATGGAGATGAACTAATAGAAACGATTTCTATAGATGAAGCGGAAATTATTGATGTAGGGAATCAGAATTATCAAACCATTCGTTCACCGCTAGATGCACCATTTGATGTTGGGTTGGGGCATTGGTTTTCAGTTCATGGAGAATCACTTTTCATTGTCAATTATGATAAGAAAGGCATAAAAAAGATCGATCTCCGATCGGGTAAACATCTGGCAAAATATCAATTCGAGGGCGAAGGGCCGGGTGAGTATCGGAGAATCAGTTACTATTATTCGGATGGACAGTCTCATTTTATAGTAGATACCAGCTTATATAAAATTATTCAGTATGATTTAGGTTGGAATCATATAAAAGATGTAATTCTTGAGGATCTCTATTCACATCCATTTAATGATTTTGCTTTTTCATCAAACAATTTTTACTACATGTCTGCAACGAATGAACAGTTTGTAGTGAATAAGCTGAATCTTACAGATCAACCAGATTTTGTCCAGGCTTTTCATCGACGAATTATCCCCATTGGGCAGCAACCAGTTCAGTATAATGAAGTATATATGGATAGTAATGGTGAGGAATTGGCCGTCATCAATCCAGCCTTGCCATTTATTTTTATATATGATCGAGAGTATCAAATTGATCGAATTCTTCAGATTAAATTTCCAGGTTTGGATTTAATAGAATCCAATGTTGAACGTTCAAATTTGCAAAGCACAGGAATTGAAAACAATGAATCGGTTCTTTTAAATCCGCCACCAATAGCAGTTGAAACGGATAAACGGATCAGCATGAATTATTTTATTATAGATATACTATATCTAAATAACAGGATAGCCGTCTACTATGCGAACAGGCATGCAGAATTGAGATTTTTAACGTTGCTAAAAAAAGAGAAGAATAATTGGGCTCATGAAGGGAGTTATCGATTCTATAAAGATGATAATACCTTATTTACAATATTTTCTATGGCGTATGATGAACCCTGGCTATATTTAGCAGGAATGTTTGAAGAGGATATCATTCGTGTAAATCTGAGCGATTTAGTTCATAGGTAA
- a CDS encoding sensor histidine kinase: protein MRLGTKLLLGFLAVAFLVLITGSLSYYLSNQIKNDLIQESQKSAKELQVLTEMTVSLQNSMLYTRNFLTESEKLREGDQSLRTSSQVRQARDMILRNMEQFAESKIEFSDHAHRDELGSDELSELHLRMHTLMDSLTLTYGPYRGLIDELLDQDVEEDYGEEIFNVTIEPYFRNTLLPLLDNLRYNSNLFLGLQQEKLEAQAEQTVRRIILVTVFGFAFSLLFAFIIYRSITQPVNTLTTAARQIGSGNLDQRIKLESNDELSRLADTFNQMAENLSKSMVSRSYVNNIIQSMGDMLFVTDEEGTIIMSNKTVYRKLGYSNGDLDDFTIWELFTDETRVSVKKGLVNHDVGVQEFETELQSKNGDWLPVILSTSIVADEMSEKASLVFVASDISVQKESEKRISDSLHEKNILLAEIHHRVKNNLAVISGLLQMQMWNMEDESAKIALQHSQLRIQSIALVHEKLYQNETFADIVISDFVIELVDAVSDSFKQPDQNIKMDYNLEQVKMNINQAIPFSLLLNECIVNAYKHAFLGAVNGEISIILKESEDKLHVEIGDNGVGLPEDFDYESQQSLGVTLIRTLVSQLRGEASYHPGKNGKGTIFKLEFTLEEIN from the coding sequence ATGCGCTTAGGAACCAAACTTTTATTGGGTTTTCTGGCCGTTGCATTTCTGGTGCTTATCACCGGTTCCCTTTCGTACTACCTGAGTAATCAAATCAAAAACGATTTAATTCAGGAGAGCCAAAAAAGTGCAAAAGAGCTACAGGTACTAACCGAAATGACCGTATCTCTGCAAAACTCAATGCTCTACACCCGCAATTTTTTAACAGAGAGTGAAAAACTGCGAGAAGGGGATCAATCTCTGCGTACATCATCCCAGGTTCGCCAGGCAAGGGATATGATTCTTCGAAATATGGAGCAGTTTGCGGAAAGCAAAATAGAATTTTCTGATCATGCCCATCGTGATGAATTGGGAAGTGATGAATTGAGTGAACTTCATCTGCGAATGCATACGCTGATGGATTCGCTTACCTTGACGTACGGCCCATACCGTGGTTTGATTGATGAGTTACTGGATCAGGATGTGGAAGAGGATTATGGCGAAGAGATTTTTAACGTTACAATCGAACCCTATTTCCGTAATACCCTGCTACCCCTGCTTGATAATCTCAGGTATAATTCAAACCTGTTTCTGGGTTTGCAGCAGGAGAAACTCGAAGCCCAGGCGGAACAGACGGTGCGCCGAATTATTCTTGTTACTGTATTCGGTTTTGCATTTTCGCTGTTGTTCGCTTTCATTATTTATCGGTCGATTACGCAGCCGGTCAATACCCTCACCACAGCTGCCCGGCAAATCGGGAGCGGTAACCTGGATCAGAGAATAAAACTTGAGTCAAACGATGAACTATCAAGGCTGGCTGATACTTTTAACCAGATGGCCGAGAACCTGAGCAAAAGCATGGTTTCCCGTTCGTATGTGAATAATATCATTCAGTCGATGGGCGATATGCTATTTGTAACGGATGAAGAAGGGACCATTATTATGTCGAACAAAACAGTATACCGAAAACTCGGTTACTCTAACGGTGATCTTGACGATTTCACCATTTGGGAACTGTTCACAGATGAAACCAGAGTTTCTGTAAAAAAAGGACTGGTTAATCACGATGTCGGAGTTCAGGAATTTGAGACAGAGCTGCAAAGCAAAAATGGGGATTGGCTGCCTGTAATCCTGTCAACTTCGATTGTGGCTGATGAAATGAGTGAGAAGGCGAGCCTGGTTTTTGTAGCGAGCGATATCAGTGTTCAAAAAGAGTCGGAGAAGCGAATCAGTGATTCGCTGCATGAAAAAAATATTTTACTGGCAGAGATTCATCACAGGGTAAAAAATAATCTTGCCGTTATTTCCGGACTATTGCAGATGCAAATGTGGAATATGGAGGATGAAAGTGCAAAGATTGCACTGCAGCACAGTCAGCTACGGATACAGTCGATCGCACTGGTTCATGAAAAACTCTATCAGAACGAGACGTTTGCAGATATCGTTATCTCCGATTTTGTAATTGAACTTGTAGACGCTGTATCTGATTCCTTCAAACAGCCGGATCAAAATATCAAGATGGATTATAACCTGGAGCAGGTCAAGATGAACATCAACCAGGCGATACCGTTCTCGCTACTTCTGAATGAATGCATCGTAAATGCGTATAAACACGCATTTCTTGGAGCAGTGAATGGTGAAATTTCTATTATTTTGAAAGAATCAGAAGATAAGCTGCACGTTGAGATCGGAGATAACGGCGTTGGGTTACCAGAAGATTTTGATTATGAATCGCAGCAGAGCCTGGGCGTTACTCTCATCCGCACACTTGTGAGTCAGCTTCGGGGCGAGGCGTCCTATCATCCCGGAAAAAATGGCAAAGGCACGATTTTCAAGCTGGAATTTACCCTCGAAGAGATAAACTGA